Proteins from a genomic interval of Sulfurimonas sp.:
- the ald gene encoding alanine dehydrogenase — translation MIIGIPKEVKVDEFRVGVTPQNVALLIKEGHEVLVQSGAGVGSGFSDADYISVGARAVPDAKDIYDGAALIIKVKEPQPSEYGFLNEKHTLFCYLHLAPLKELTSVLAEKKVCAIAYETVAVANELPLLKPMSEIAGKMAPIVAAHCLSRYQGGEGVLISGADGVKPAKVLIIGAGNAGFNAAKMATGMGADVTVMNRTMPKLEQLQKLLHVKTVLYSSQIILEIINEFDIVVSTVLIHGGASAPKLITLEVLKAMRDGAVFVDIAIDQGGSAESSKPTTHTNPIFIQEGVLHYCVANMPGAYPKTSSVALSNATISYARKLANKGVLNAVKNDASLALGVNVYNGAVTNLSVAQAHNLEFKSIESCLEDI, via the coding sequence ATGATTATCGGGATTCCAAAAGAGGTAAAAGTTGATGAGTTTCGTGTCGGCGTAACGCCTCAAAATGTTGCGTTGCTTATCAAAGAGGGGCATGAAGTGCTTGTTCAAAGCGGGGCGGGAGTCGGAAGCGGTTTTAGCGATGCAGACTACATAAGTGTAGGTGCAAGAGCAGTACCTGATGCCAAAGATATTTATGACGGGGCTGCTTTAATAATAAAAGTTAAAGAGCCGCAACCGTCGGAGTACGGTTTTTTAAACGAGAAACATACGCTGTTTTGTTATCTTCATCTCGCACCCCTAAAAGAGCTAACTTCTGTTTTGGCAGAAAAAAAGGTTTGTGCAATCGCTTATGAAACGGTTGCCGTAGCAAATGAACTTCCGCTTTTAAAACCCATGAGCGAGATAGCAGGCAAAATGGCACCGATAGTCGCGGCACACTGTCTTAGCCGCTATCAGGGCGGAGAGGGCGTTTTAATAAGCGGTGCAGACGGGGTCAAACCTGCAAAAGTTTTAATCATAGGTGCGGGCAATGCAGGTTTTAACGCTGCAAAGATGGCAACAGGTATGGGTGCGGATGTAACCGTAATGAACCGTACAATGCCGAAATTGGAACAGCTGCAAAAGTTACTGCATGTAAAAACAGTGCTTTACTCTTCTCAAATAATTTTAGAAATAATAAACGAATTTGATATTGTCGTAAGTACGGTGCTGATTCACGGAGGGGCATCGGCGCCGAAGTTGATAACTCTTGAGGTGTTAAAAGCGATGAGAGATGGAGCGGTTTTTGTCGATATCGCCATAGATCAAGGCGGATCGGCGGAGAGTTCAAAACCGACGACGCATACAAATCCCATCTTTATCCAAGAGGGTGTGTTGCACTACTGCGTTGCGAATATGCCCGGAGCATATCCAAAAACTTCATCCGTTGCGCTCTCTAATGCTACAATCTCTTATGCAAGAAAATTGGCAAATAAAGGAGTTCTCAATGCCGTTAAAAATGACGCATCGTTAGCTCTTGGAGTAAATGTTTACAATGGAGCCGTGACAAACCTATCCGTTGCACAGGCTCACAATTTAGAGTTTAAAAGCATTGAATCGTGTTTGGAGGATATATAA
- a CDS encoding DnaJ domain-containing protein, whose product MNYEKFEKALEILNIASRLTHAGLKEKYLKLSKIYHPDMPDGDAQKFKEINEAYKLVSEYMQNFRFKLDKDEFYEQRPFLKESKDWFYDF is encoded by the coding sequence ATGAATTACGAAAAATTTGAAAAAGCTCTTGAAATTTTAAATATAGCTTCGCGACTTACGCACGCAGGATTAAAAGAGAAGTATCTGAAACTGTCAAAAATTTATCATCCCGATATGCCTGACGGCGATGCCCAGAAATTTAAAGAGATAAACGAGGCGTATAAACTTGTAAGCGAATATATGCAAAATTTCAGATTTAAACTCGATAAAGATGAGTTCTATGAGCAAAGACCGTTTTTAAAAGAGTCAAAAGATTGGTTCTATGATTTTTAA
- the amrS gene encoding AmmeMemoRadiSam system radical SAM enzyme, which translates to MSHSAWLSKKLSSGKILCEACAHACKLEEGEYGICGVRRVEGGELKLLVYGLAAAVNIDPVEKKPMFNFLPASSAFSFGTVGCNFSCKFCQNFDISQYPKEHAHRIVGRELSPEKIVELAIENGCSSIAYTYNEPIVFFEYTYDTAKIAHEKGLKNIYVTSGYETRKAIDLLAPYIDGMNIDIKGFTDEFYKEICGARLKPVLEAVKYAHERGIWVEITTLLIPGKNDSDEDIRGIAKFIASVDTSMPWHLSAFHPMYKMLDVPRTPESTLLRAYKIGVEEGLKYVYIGNVDNEDYESTYCPNCKKRVIDRSGNIGQYVTNELDENGICPYCGYKLEGVWH; encoded by the coding sequence ATGTCACATAGTGCATGGTTGAGTAAAAAACTCTCAAGCGGTAAGATTTTATGCGAGGCGTGTGCGCATGCCTGCAAGCTTGAAGAGGGCGAGTACGGTATATGCGGTGTAAGAAGAGTTGAGGGCGGTGAGCTAAAACTGCTTGTGTACGGACTTGCCGCCGCCGTAAATATTGATCCGGTAGAGAAAAAACCTATGTTTAATTTTCTGCCTGCAAGCAGCGCTTTTTCTTTTGGAACAGTCGGGTGTAACTTCTCTTGCAAGTTTTGTCAAAACTTTGACATATCGCAATATCCAAAAGAGCATGCCCATAGAATCGTAGGGCGTGAACTTTCGCCTGAGAAAATCGTTGAACTTGCCATTGAAAACGGATGCAGCTCCATTGCATACACATACAATGAGCCGATAGTTTTTTTTGAGTACACCTACGACACGGCAAAAATAGCGCATGAAAAAGGGCTGAAAAATATCTATGTCACAAGCGGTTATGAAACACGAAAAGCGATAGATTTGCTTGCACCCTACATAGACGGAATGAATATAGACATCAAAGGTTTTACGGATGAGTTTTACAAAGAGATTTGCGGCGCCAGACTAAAACCGGTACTAGAAGCCGTGAAATATGCTCATGAGAGAGGGATTTGGGTAGAGATAACGACTCTCTTGATTCCTGGTAAAAATGATTCCGACGAAGATATTAGAGGGATTGCAAAATTTATAGCCTCTGTTGATACATCTATGCCTTGGCACCTATCGGCTTTTCATCCGATGTACAAGATGCTTGATGTTCCCCGCACTCCCGAATCAACACTTCTTAGAGCCTATAAGATAGGAGTAGAAGAGGGACTCAAATATGTCTATATCGGAAATGTAGACAATGAAGATTATGAATCTACATACTGCCCGAACTGTAAAAAAAGAGTGATTGACAGAAGCGGAAACATAGGACAGTATGTAACAAATGAGCTAGATGAAAACGGCATATGCCCGTACTGCGGCTACAAACTTGAAGGGGTGTGGCATTAA
- a CDS encoding protein-L-isoaspartate O-methyltransferase — MSSNDKMVDYLVGIGALYSNNIIEAFRNVDRVDFVANPNASDVYEDHPLGIGQGQTISQPRTVAMMMEMLSPQEGQKILDIGSGSGWTTALLAYIAGENGSVIGIERVGELVKFGSGNLKKYKFKNAKIIEAGDELGIKGGMFDRILVSAAADEFPHKLAKQLNIGGKIVIPVRNSIYEMTKKENGELDGVERYGFSFVPLIY, encoded by the coding sequence ATGAGTTCAAATGATAAAATGGTTGATTATCTTGTAGGTATCGGTGCGCTTTATTCAAACAACATTATTGAAGCTTTTAGAAATGTAGACAGGGTTGATTTTGTGGCAAATCCAAATGCTTCAGATGTTTATGAAGATCATCCTCTTGGCATCGGGCAGGGTCAAACAATCTCTCAACCAAGAACAGTGGCTATGATGATGGAGATGCTCTCGCCGCAAGAGGGACAAAAGATTTTGGATATAGGAAGCGGTTCGGGATGGACTACGGCGCTTTTAGCTTATATTGCAGGAGAAAACGGCTCTGTTATAGGAATCGAGAGGGTAGGTGAGCTTGTAAAGTTTGGAAGCGGTAATCTTAAAAAATATAAGTTTAAAAATGCTAAGATTATTGAAGCCGGAGATGAACTCGGCATCAAAGGCGGGATGTTTGATCGTATTTTGGTTTCAGCCGCGGCGGATGAGTTTCCGCATAAGTTGGCAAAACAGTTAAATATCGGCGGGAAAATCGTTATTCCGGTACGAAATTCAATCTATGAAATGACAAAAAAAGAGAATGGCGAACTTGATGGAGTTGAACGATATGGATTTTCATTTGTTCCGTTGATTTATTAG